One part of the Chryseobacterium mulctrae genome encodes these proteins:
- a CDS encoding RNA-binding protein, which translates to MNFNKYNNLSFTYSCKGDSIFIRPYFTKTVSDLNISQNMKEQTVSTRRLHYFRKRYGLKESEMQQFSYQYRNIAQTRELIEKDFTEFIRLNRLKKIKSTEFQGMAFLSEIQEIIIKLYKETKMGALLPNGYPVIR; encoded by the coding sequence ATGAATTTTAATAAATACAATAATCTTTCTTTCACGTATAGCTGCAAAGGAGATTCTATCTTCATACGTCCTTATTTTACCAAAACTGTAAGTGACCTCAACATATCGCAAAATATGAAGGAACAAACTGTAAGCACAAGAAGGTTGCATTATTTCAGAAAGAGATACGGCTTGAAGGAAAGTGAGATGCAACAGTTTTCTTATCAGTACAGAAATATTGCCCAGACCAGGGAACTGATAGAAAAAGATTTCACAGAGTTTATCAGGTTGAACCGATTGAAGAAAATTAAGTCTACCGAATTTCAGGGAATGGCCTTTCTAAGTGAAATTCAAGAAATCATAATCAAATTGTACAAGGAAACCAAAATGGGAGCGCTGCTTCCGAACGGCTATCCTGTTATTCGCTGA